A single Anopheles maculipalpis chromosome 3RL, idAnoMacuDA_375_x, whole genome shotgun sequence DNA region contains:
- the LOC126564674 gene encoding protein Wnt-6, whose translation MRLVLVVIYLILIMPITGLWRAEGSNVLLDPDRVCESKHRKSRRLSGKLADICKNDTSLMREIHRGISLGFRECENQFRHNMWNCSWTIKRSMRRILAKDTRETAFVHAITAAGITYAVTKACTMGDLLECSCQKHSKSKPAEDGRRGGRGGGFRPAGGNRRRVGNRANQNLGTPIAPYQQNVNANPAYSTLTAAEIARNGRVPGSVRRPHGRAQRHSPKGVNAAGGMAVGGMTGIAPTAGLPKELPTILTVQEDKWKWGGCDDNVNFGVRKSKDFLDARLRKKSDIKTLVRLHNNDAGRLAVKQFMRMECKCHGLSGSCTTKTCWMKLPPFSEVGARLKEHFDGATKVIARNDGHSFMPDDATIKLPTKRDLVYTEDSDDFCEPNAKTGSLGTHGRECNITSSGVDGCSLMCCKRGQSHSQVEVKRNCNCSFKWCCEVTCSTCIDIQDVYTCK comes from the exons AGCCGAAGGTAGCAATGTGCTGCTCGATCCGGATCGGGTCTGCGAAAGCAAGCACCGGAAGTCGCGACGGCTTTCGGGAAAGTTGGCCGACATCTGCAAGAACGACACATCGCTGATGCGCGAGATTCACCGCGGAATCAGCCTCGGTTTTCGGGAATGCGAGAACCAATTCCGGCACAACATGTGGAACTGTTCCTGGACCATCAAACGCAGCATGCGCCGCATTTTGGCCAAAG ATACGCGCGAAACAGCGTTCGTGCACGCGATCACCGCCGCCGGCATTACGTACGCGGTAACGAAGGCCTGCACGATGGGCGACTTGCTCGAATGTTCCTGCCAGAAGCACTCGAAATCAAAGCCGGCCGAGGACGGGCGTCGCGGTGGACGCGGGGGCGGCTTCAGACCAGCCGGTGGGAACCGTCGCCGTGTCGGCAACCGGGCCAACCAGAACCTGGGCACCCCGATTGCGCCCTATCAGCAAAATGTCAATGCGAATCCAGCCTACAGCACACTGACAGCGGCCGAGATTGCGCGAAATGGTCGCGTACCGGGATCGGTTCGCCGACCGCACGGACGTGCCCAGCGCCATTCACCCAAGGGTGTGAACGCGGCGGGCGGAATGGCGGTTGGTGGGATGACGGGGATCGCTCCTACGGCGGGCCTGCCGAAGGAACTTCCCACGATACTCACCGTCCAGGAGGACAAATGGAAGTGGGGCGGTTGCGATGATAATGTGAATTTTGGGGTCCGAAAATCGAAAGACTTCTTGGACGCACGGTTGCGCAAGAAGAGTGACATTAAGACGCTCGTACGGCTCCACAACAATGACGCGGGACGATTG GCCGTCAAGCAGTTTATGCGCATGGAGTGTAAATGTCACGGGCTGTCCGGATCGTGCACGACCAAGACCTGCTGGATGAAGTTGCCACCGTTCTCGGAGGTGGGCGCCCGGCTGAAGGAACACTTTGACGGTGCGACAAAGGTGATCGCACGGAACGATGGGCACAGCTTCATGCCGGACGATGCGACGATCAAGCTGCCGACCAAGCGCGACCTGGTGTACACCGAAGATTCGGACGACTTTTGCGAACCGAACGCCAAAACGGGCTCGCTCGGGACGCACGGGCGCGAGTGTAACATCACGTCGAGCGGGGTGGATGGGTGTAGCCTAATGTGCTGCAAGCGCGGCCAGTCCCATAGCCAGGTGGAGGTGAAGCGGAATTGTAACTGCAGCTTCAAATGGTGCTGTGAGGTTACGTGCAGCACCTGCATCGACATCCAGGATGTGTACACCTGCAAATGA